In bacterium, a single genomic region encodes these proteins:
- a CDS encoding NHL repeat-containing protein yields MAKAKKTAKSKKPAKMAKGKKGNRKFTFLFLLVLLLLVAELISYVMKKANEAKVINVQKIQEINGNATSGTGFKAWDMVPYAGGLALTDQTSSRILFLDLQGNQTGEISGKTEGAPPFKEPSGLTVDASGDLFVMDTWNTLIRGFGPDHKPILRIDLSDKRYYGPRGLAWDHNSFLVADTGSHRLARIGEDGTQMGAWGTRGSSKGQFDNPYDVVLDDHGNAFVVDRENDRIQVLDGQGKFVREIALGAQPTAEAIDPAQKTLYVSSQEGRFVKAFSLEGKYIGMVAEAGQKDPSIPDINALCVLPNGDLALLQGGTRILIEHILPPPAQ; encoded by the coding sequence ATGGCCAAAGCCAAAAAAACCGCCAAATCCAAGAAGCCCGCCAAAATGGCAAAAGGAAAGAAAGGGAACCGGAAATTCACCTTTCTCTTCCTTCTGGTCCTTTTGTTGCTCGTCGCTGAATTGATTTCCTATGTAATGAAAAAGGCAAACGAAGCCAAAGTGATCAACGTCCAAAAGATCCAGGAAATAAATGGTAACGCCACATCCGGGACCGGCTTCAAGGCCTGGGACATGGTCCCTTATGCCGGTGGGCTTGCTTTGACCGACCAAACCTCGTCCCGGATCCTATTCCTCGATCTCCAAGGGAACCAGACGGGCGAGATCTCGGGAAAGACCGAAGGCGCCCCCCCCTTCAAGGAACCTTCCGGCCTGACCGTGGACGCTTCCGGCGACCTGTTCGTGATGGATACTTGGAACACCTTGATCCGTGGTTTCGGGCCCGATCACAAACCCATCCTACGGATCGACCTGAGCGACAAGCGTTACTATGGTCCCCGGGGTTTGGCCTGGGACCACAATTCTTTCCTGGTAGCCGACACTGGCAGTCACCGCTTGGCCCGGATCGGAGAGGACGGTACCCAAATGGGGGCTTGGGGTACCCGCGGATCCTCCAAAGGGCAATTCGATAATCCTTATGACGTGGTCCTAGACGACCATGGCAACGCTTTCGTGGTGGATCGGGAAAATGACCGCATTCAGGTGCTGGACGGACAAGGAAAATTCGTCCGGGAGATCGCATTGGGGGCCCAACCGACCGCAGAGGCCATCGACCCGGCCCAAAAAACCCTTTATGTTTCCTCCCAGGAGGGGCGTTTCGTGAAGGCCTTCAGCCTGGAAGGAAAATATATCGGGATGGTGGCGGAAGCCGGTCAAAAGGACCCTTCCATTCCCGACATCAACGCCCTTTGCGTGCTTCCCAACGGGGACCTGGCTTTGCTTCAGGGCGGCACCCGTATCCTCATCGAACACAT